The stretch of DNA TGAGCCTACCCATTGATGGTTAATAGAACCTTGGGCGACACGGCCCCGCCTTCAACTCGCCGGATAGCGCAGCCGCAGCATCATGTGACCTGAGTCCTCGTGGAACCGCTCCGACACCGGAACAAAGCCATAGGCGTCATAAAACCGGCGCCCCACTGCATTTTCCTTGAAAACATCAAGCTCGAGCTTTCCATGGATATCACGCGCCTTGTCCATCAGCATGCGGCCAGCGCCGGTCCCATGCGACCCGGACTGCACAAAAATCGCACCGACCTCCGTGGTGCCCTCGCCCACCATCAGGGCAATGAACCCGACAACCTCCCCATCGCACTCACACACCCAAGTCTCGGTATTGGGCAGATAGACATTGGGAATGTTGTAGCGCTCCGTGTCCTTGAAGGTTTCAGACAGGAAGGGGTGCCCCACCAAAGTAGCACTCTCCCAGGCGGCCATCACCGCATCAAGATCAGTATCCGCATATGCCCGGAGGGTGTTCGTCATGGGTCAGGTCCATTTGGGCCCAGGTTTTGCCAAGAAAAAGGGGAAGACGCGTCTGCTGCATCTTCCCCAATCTGAAATTCTGAGTTGCGGGCGATCTTACTCAGCAGCCTCTTCAACCACGTCCTCTTCGGCGTCCTCGATGACATCGCCTTCAGCCGCGTCTTCTGCGGCCTCCACAGTCAGGGAGCCGTCATCTTCGACGGTAACCGTTGCTTCGAGCGGCGGCATCACCGGCGCAGCAGGTGCGGCCGCGGAGGCTGCGTTGGCAGCCATGAACGCCCGCACGTCATTGGCACTGACGTCAGCGACCTCTTCCATCGGGATGTGGCCTACATTCTCGTACACCACCAACGTGGAGTTAGGCAGCAGCTCATCAAACCGGTAGCCAACGGAGACCGGGATCAGCGGATCCTTGTCACCCCACATGACGAGGGCAGGCATCTCCAGGGACTGAACTGTTTCAGGCGGCACCTGAACCCGCGGCGTACCAAAGCGCGCGCGTGTGGCGTCCCGCGTGCCTGTCATGACATTCAGCTCGATGTAGCGATCCACCATTTCGTCGGTCACCACAGACTGGTCAACGAACACACCGCGCAGACCATCTTCAAAAATGAACCGCGGCGTGAGCCAGCGAAGCGCGGTGCTGACCACAGGCATGTTCACAAGGGAGAACGACCTCGCTGCATCACCGGAAGACGTTTCTGCTTCTTCCCGCGCAATGCCGGAGGAGCAGACAAGAATGAGCCCCTCAAGATCTTCGGGATACGCCACCGCATAGTTGAGCGCCACAGCGCCACCCATGGAGTTGCCAGCAAGAGTGAACTTCTCAACACCAAGCTTGCGCACCACTTCGCGGGTGAAAGCCGCCATTGCGGTCACTGAGTAATCCGCTTCAGGCGTGGCACCCGTCAGACCATGGGCAGGCATATCCAGCGAGATGACCCGGTAGGTGTCCCCTAGGTTTGCAACCCACGGCTCCCACGTATGGAGCGATGCATTGGACCCGTGCACAAGCACGAGAACATCACCATCCGGATTGCCCTCGTCACGCACATGCGCAACCGCGCCCGACCGCAATTCAATGTACTGGGATGCCTCACTGCCATACTTGGCCTGAAGCTCTTGGCGCGGAATATCAAACCGCAGCCACGCCGCAATAATGACTGCGACGGCCACCAGAATGAGCGCAACAACGCCCAGGAAAAGCCTCTTAAGCATCTCTTGATCCCCCTATGGTCGGCACGGCGTTGCCTGCCGCATCCCAGGCCGACGTCGTCCAATCTGGTTTTACCAGGAGGCGCGCCGGTCTTCGTCTTCTTCATCAAACGCAGCCGGACCTGGATCATCCGGGCGCGGCGGCATGAAATCAATTTCTTCGTGGATATCAATCAATTCAGGCGCTGGGGCTGCAACCGGAGCAGGCGGCACGGGCTGTTCGTTTGAGTTGTCCGCTGATGCCACCTTTGCAGGCGTGATGTCCTTCGCCGCTGGTTGGACCTCTGGCGCTTCTTCCTCAGGTGCAGGCGGTGTCGGTGCGGCAACAGGTACGGGCAGCACAACGGCTTCAGCTGCCTGTGCCATGGCTTCTTCCGTTGACGAGCTGCCAATCGGCATGACGGCGTCCGTCGGCGCACGCCATTCAAACGCATCAAACGCCCCGGTCGTCGGCACCACAGGTGCCCAGCTCGTGGTGCGATATCCATCCGCCACCCACTGAGCGTCTGCCGGTGCCTTGACCGAGCGCGACAGCCATTCGCGCGTCGCACCCATGTCGCCCATGCCCTCAGACAGTTCTGCCATCAACATGCAGATGCGACGGCTGGGGAATGGCTCGGCATACGCAATAAGCTGCTCCCGCGCATCATCAAACCGCCGGGCGGCAATGGCAGCCCGGGCAACAAGCACATGGCTTTCCACGTGATCGGGATTGCGAGCGGCCAGAGCGCGGGCGCGCTTGAGGCGTTGTTCCGCAGCTTCAACAGGGAAAATATCCAAAAAGACATTGGCAAGGTCGGGATGCGGTGACCGTGCCCAGGCATCTTCTATGATCTTCTGCGCACGGCGGGCACGCCCGTCTTCAAACACCAGCCGCGAGGCAAGGGCTGCAGCCGGCACGAGGTCCGGCGCTAGGTCACGCGCCTCAATGGCATGGCGAAGGGCACCGGCGCGGATGGCCTGAACCGACAGTGTGTCGCCGCCGTCAATGTCTTCTTCGTCACGCGGTCCGTCCGGCGCTTCGATCTTGGCAGCTTCTGATTGCGCCAGCGCGGTCAGAAGCACCGCCCGGCGGCGGCGCGCATCGGTGCGCTCCACCAACCCCTGCCCCAGACCCTTGTCCAGCGTCTCAAGGGCCGCTTCGTAACTGCCCTGCCGCGCTTCAATGGCAAGCTTGCCTTCAAATGCCCAGGGTGTTGCGGGCGACGCATCAAGTGCGCGCGCCGCATGGACCCGCGCCTGATCAAGGTCACCGGACGTCATGGCATGCTCGAACAATCCCTTGAGCGCCAGACCATGGGTTTCAGGCGCGGCAAGCATTGCCCTGAAGGCCTTGCCGCTTGCCACTTCGTCGCCATTGAGTTTCGCCGCCTGAGCTGACAGCAGCAATGTCATGGCGGGCTGGTCCAGCAGCTTGTCTGCCTTGTCCGCATAGCGCCGTGCCGACTGACCATCGCCTGAGGCCACAGCCAGCAGACCGCGCGACAGCGCCTCATAGCCGCGCACTTCCTGGCGTGACTGCCAGAAGCTCACAACATTGCCCGGCCCGTGCATCACGAAACTGATAATACGCTCCGCGAAAATCGCGAGGCCCACCAGCAAGGCAACCAGACCCAGCGCGGTCGCCACACTCATGGCGATCTGCCGGTCACCCACGGTCGCGACAATGTCACCGGGGACCCCGGCAATGGCGGCCGTCAGTGCGGCTAGAACAGCGACAATGAAAAAATACCAAAGGGCGCGGATCATTGCGCAGCGCCCCCATCTTCAGCCGCGGGGACTTCTGGAACCAAAGTCTCCGCCGCGGGAAGGTCTGCGTCCGGTTGGTGTGCCGTTGCCAGATCTGTCAGCAGGGATTTGCGCATGTCCGTGATTAAGCCGTTCACATCCGCCCGCGCACGCGCTGTCTCCAGCCACGGCGCCAGCGCCTCTGCCGCCGGGCCTTCAATGGCGGCAGCTTCTGCCACGGCAGCTGATACATCTCCATCACTCAGTGCGGCTTCTGTGCGGGCCAAACGTGCTTCCAGCCCATCACCTTCAACAGCGCCGGTCTGGCGCACGGTGATGAGTGACAGGGCGTTGCCGGTAAATCGTTGCCACACACTATCAGCAGCACCCGCCGCCTCAGCTCGCATTGCTTCGCGCGCTGCCGGCTGGAAGGACCGCAACAGCGAGGATGCATCTGCAACACCAGTTGACGCAGCCTGCTCCAAGGCCGCCACTTGCTCCGCACCCGGAGCAAGTTGATCGACGGCTGCAAGTTCGCTCTCAAACGGCTTCCCGTCATTGGCTGCCCCCGCAAGGCTCGCCAGGGCAATACCAAGGGCGGCGCGGCGGGCGGCTTCCGGGCGGTCAACGCGCGCTTCCACAGTTGCAAGCCGGGCCTCTGTGGCGTCGTCAGCAGCTGCCAGTGAAGAAAGGCGATCGCTCTGCGCCGCCAGCGTGTCCTTTGTGGCATCCGCCCGCGCACTCAGGGCACCAAGCTCAGCCTGCATAGTGCCAAGCTGTGTGCCCTGTGTTGTTTGCTGTGACCCGATGGCAGCAACCCCTGCCTCCATGGCAGCGACACGCCGTTCTGCGGATGCTGCGTTCTGCACAGCTTCTTCGGACGCAGCCACCCGTGTTTCCAGCGCAGTGATGATTGTCTGTAGCGCCTCGATCTGGTCTGGCTGAACCGCTGTTGCAGCAACGCCTACGGCGGTTTCCGTATCTGCAAGCCTGCCGTCAATCTCGGTGATCAACCGAAGCGCGGCATTGAGGTCGTCCGCGCTTGCCAATGCATCCACATCAGAGCCGGTTGCAGCGGCCAGTTGGGATTCCACGTCCGTCAATTTGGTATCAAGCGCCCCGCGGGCTTCTTCAGCATCACGCAGCTCTCCGCCCAGACGTTCAACGTCGCGCAGCAGGGCTGCAATACGTGTGTCCGCCGATTCAAGTTGCGCACTTACGTCTGACGACGCACTGCCGCCACTGAGCACCGCCTGCCCGGTCTGTTCATTGAGCAGACCCGCCTGCCACAAAACCGCTGCCAGAACGGCCGCGCCGCCAAAAAACGCCGCGATGGGCGCAGCTACTGTCATGGCCGATCCGCCACCGCTGCCGGATGCAGGCTTGGCCGGTGCATCCGTCACATCTTCCGCCGTGCCATCAATGACACGGGCTTTGCGCTTCTCCTCGCCGGAGGGCGCACTTGTTGTGGCGTCGGCAGGCTTTTCGTCAGGGGTATCGCTGCTGCTCATGGGGTCGCAAAAAACTCTTGTGTTAGGGGGCCAAATCAGGCGCGCCAGAGGACCAAAACGGATGGTCCATACGGGTCGCAAAGACTAGAGGGCACTTAAGGAGACAACAAGGCAATGAGATGCGGTGTTTCAGGCGCAGTTGCAACCTTGCAATGTGCCGAATTAGGCGCAGAAATCTGCGCTGAGAGCGCTTCTGCCACCGCAGGAGACAGGCAATAGGCATCAATGTCCGCCAGTTTGCCCAAAAGACCCGCTTTTTCGGCCAAATCAGCAAGCAAACGGGCACTTCTGGGGGAAAACAGCAGTACGCCGTCCAGATCACCCGCCAAAAGTCCACTGATGACACTCTCAGGCAGCGTCTCCAAAGGCCGCGCCTCATAGCCAACCACGCGATTGACCGTGAAGCCCTCCGCTTTCAGTGACCCTGCAAGGTCACCTGCCGCTGCTTTGCCTGAGACATGAATGAGAGATCCGTCCTCAGGCGACAGCCTGGCGGTGACCAGCGCTGCCAGAGCATCAACGTCACCGTCAGCCGTCTCGACCCGCATCCAACCCGCATCCCGCGCCGCCTGGGCGCTGGCCTTGCCAACCGCAAAGGCGGTCATGCCATCCGGCGGCGCGCCAATCTGCTCAGCAAACGCCCTGACCCCATTGGCACTGGTGAACAAAACCGCCCGCACACCGACCAGGTCAATGGAAAGATCGCGAACAACCACCTGCATCAGGGGCGCGACAAGCACCTCATGCCCAAGCCCCCGCAGAGTGTCCGCCAGCGCGGACGCATCAGGCTCTGGACGTGTGACGAGAAGATGCATGGGCGCTTAGCCCATATTGGCGACGAAATCCTCGCCAGCTTCTTGTTTCAGCGTACGACCTGCGCGGGTGCCCAGCGCCCGTGCGTCGGCCACAGCCGCATCGTCTTCAAAACGGAAGGCCTGCGAGCCATCTTCGGCCAGCAACACGGCTGTGAGTTTTATGCGGCCGCCTGGTATCAAAACCGCATGGCCCCCAATTGGCGTTCGGCAGGTGCCATCCAGTTCAGCCAGCATGGCCCGTTCACACCCAACGCATAGGCTGGTGTCGGCATCATCCAGTACTGCCACCGCAGCGCGCACATCTTCTGCGTCCTTGCGGATCTCAATACCGATGGCGCCCTGCCCTACAGCCGCAATCATTTCGGGCGCATCAAGGAGGCACGTCGCCTTGTCCTCAAGGCCCAGACGCTTGAGGCCCGCCAGCGCCAGCAACGTGCCCTGCACGTCGCCGCTGGCCAGTTTGTCGATGCGCGTCTGCACATTGCCGCGAAAGTTGACAATCTTGATGTCCGGACGCATGGCCCTGATCTGTGCACCGCGCCGCAGCGAGGCCGTGCCCACAACAGCCCCTTGCGGCAGATCGCGAGGGTGTGCCGCCGCCGGGCTCACCCAGGCATCGCGCGTATCTTCGCGTGGCAGCATGGCAACGATCTCGAACGCGTCATGCAGGACCGTCTCCACATCCTTCATGGAGTGGACGGCCAGATGAATCTCACCTTCATGCAGGGCTGTTTCCAACTCCACCGCAAACAATCCCTTGCCGCCGATCTCCGCCAGCGGACGCACCTGCTCCCGGTCGCCGCTGGTAACAATCGGCACAATCTCGACTGCTGCGTCCTCAAGCCCATGGGCCTCGCGCAGGCGGCGCGCCACTTCGTTTGCCTGCACCAGCGCAAGCGGGCTGCCGCGCGTACCTATGCGCAACGGGTGGTCAGCAGTGAACGGGGCGGATGTCATGAAACCTCGACGAAACAAGTACTTGTGTGCTTTATGCGCTCTTTCACCAACACGGGCCCCAGACACCGGCGACAACGCCAGCGCTGCAACGCGCGGGCATGGATAGCACATCAACGGCAATGACCAACCACATGGACGCCCACACACCGACGGCACCCCAGTTTACAGTCCTCGGCATTGAAACAAGCTGCGACGAAACCGCCGCGGCCATTGTGCGCGGCACGCCGGGTCAGCCCGGTGAG from Pyruvatibacter sp. HU-CL02332 encodes:
- a CDS encoding GNAT family N-acetyltransferase — encoded protein: MTNTLRAYADTDLDAVMAAWESATLVGHPFLSETFKDTERYNIPNVYLPNTETWVCECDGEVVGFIALMVGEGTTEVGAIFVQSGSHGTGAGRMLMDKARDIHGKLELDVFKENAVGRRFYDAYGFVPVSERFHEDSGHMMLRLRYPAS
- a CDS encoding alpha/beta hydrolase, whose product is MLKRLFLGVVALILVAVAVIIAAWLRFDIPRQELQAKYGSEASQYIELRSGAVAHVRDEGNPDGDVLVLVHGSNASLHTWEPWVANLGDTYRVISLDMPAHGLTGATPEADYSVTAMAAFTREVVRKLGVEKFTLAGNSMGGAVALNYAVAYPEDLEGLILVCSSGIAREEAETSSGDAARSFSLVNMPVVSTALRWLTPRFIFEDGLRGVFVDQSVVTDEMVDRYIELNVMTGTRDATRARFGTPRVQVPPETVQSLEMPALVMWGDKDPLIPVSVGYRFDELLPNSTLVVYENVGHIPMEEVADVSANDVRAFMAANAASAAAPAAPVMPPLEATVTVEDDGSLTVEAAEDAAEGDVIEDAEEDVVEEAAE
- a CDS encoding heme biosynthesis HemY N-terminal domain-containing protein — translated: MIRALWYFFIVAVLAALTAAIAGVPGDIVATVGDRQIAMSVATALGLVALLVGLAIFAERIISFVMHGPGNVVSFWQSRQEVRGYEALSRGLLAVASGDGQSARRYADKADKLLDQPAMTLLLSAQAAKLNGDEVASGKAFRAMLAAPETHGLALKGLFEHAMTSGDLDQARVHAARALDASPATPWAFEGKLAIEARQGSYEAALETLDKGLGQGLVERTDARRRRAVLLTALAQSEAAKIEAPDGPRDEEDIDGGDTLSVQAIRAGALRHAIEARDLAPDLVPAAALASRLVFEDGRARRAQKIIEDAWARSPHPDLANVFLDIFPVEAAEQRLKRARALAARNPDHVESHVLVARAAIAARRFDDAREQLIAYAEPFPSRRICMLMAELSEGMGDMGATREWLSRSVKAPADAQWVADGYRTTSWAPVVPTTGAFDAFEWRAPTDAVMPIGSSSTEEAMAQAAEAVVLPVPVAAPTPPAPEEEAPEVQPAAKDITPAKVASADNSNEQPVPPAPVAAPAPELIDIHEEIDFMPPRPDDPGPAAFDEEDEDRRASW
- a CDS encoding mitofilin family membrane protein — its product is MSSSDTPDEKPADATTSAPSGEEKRKARVIDGTAEDVTDAPAKPASGSGGGSAMTVAAPIAAFFGGAAVLAAVLWQAGLLNEQTGQAVLSGGSASSDVSAQLESADTRIAALLRDVERLGGELRDAEEARGALDTKLTDVESQLAAATGSDVDALASADDLNAALRLITEIDGRLADTETAVGVAATAVQPDQIEALQTIITALETRVAASEEAVQNAASAERRVAAMEAGVAAIGSQQTTQGTQLGTMQAELGALSARADATKDTLAAQSDRLSSLAAADDATEARLATVEARVDRPEAARRAALGIALASLAGAANDGKPFESELAAVDQLAPGAEQVAALEQAASTGVADASSLLRSFQPAAREAMRAEAAGAADSVWQRFTGNALSLITVRQTGAVEGDGLEARLARTEAALSDGDVSAAVAEAAAIEGPAAEALAPWLETARARADVNGLITDMRKSLLTDLATAHQPDADLPAAETLVPEVPAAEDGGAAQ
- a CDS encoding uroporphyrinogen-III synthase, which produces MHLLVTRPEPDASALADTLRGLGHEVLVAPLMQVVVRDLSIDLVGVRAVLFTSANGVRAFAEQIGAPPDGMTAFAVGKASAQAARDAGWMRVETADGDVDALAALVTARLSPEDGSLIHVSGKAAAGDLAGSLKAEGFTVNRVVGYEARPLETLPESVISGLLAGDLDGVLLFSPRSARLLADLAEKAGLLGKLADIDAYCLSPAVAEALSAQISAPNSAHCKVATAPETPHLIALLSP
- the hemC gene encoding hydroxymethylbilane synthase, which encodes MTSAPFTADHPLRIGTRGSPLALVQANEVARRLREAHGLEDAAVEIVPIVTSGDREQVRPLAEIGGKGLFAVELETALHEGEIHLAVHSMKDVETVLHDAFEIVAMLPREDTRDAWVSPAAAHPRDLPQGAVVGTASLRRGAQIRAMRPDIKIVNFRGNVQTRIDKLASGDVQGTLLALAGLKRLGLEDKATCLLDAPEMIAAVGQGAIGIEIRKDAEDVRAAVAVLDDADTSLCVGCERAMLAELDGTCRTPIGGHAVLIPGGRIKLTAVLLAEDGSQAFRFEDDAAVADARALGTRAGRTLKQEAGEDFVANMG